Proteins encoded in a region of the Sphingomonas sp. HMP9 genome:
- a CDS encoding type II and III secretion system protein family protein, whose product MRISMTRRTPHLGQQHEPQVGQQHGQQHGQQHGRQYGWPLAVALIAAAAAPSVPALAQRGQARSQAAPSGLPVVQVNTGRGRLVTLARPMSDLFVADDTIADVQVRSPTLLYVFGKKTGETTISATAKGGAVVYASTIRVGNNLDSVQQMLGLAMPEAQVVATPMNGLILLTGTVAAPEDAAEAERLVQAFVGDSTKVLSRLKTATPLQVNLQVRVAEVSRSFVKNIGVNLTSRGSGNFLFNIAQGRQGAITTVPGVVGLPGNPIDANGALPGNTLYQFPQKAGIGSTIGLAGRLLGMDLLGAIDLGETLGQVTTLANPNLTALSGETGTFLAGGEVPIPLAQALGTISVEYKQYGISLAYTPTVLSDGRISLRVRPEVSQLDYNNAVTLSGTRVPGITTRRTETTVELGSGQSMMISGLLSNSHNNSYDKTPGLSNLPIIGALFRSNAFQRNETELVIVITPYLVKPVNNASDIALPTDGVRSPTDIDRVLLGTLSASSGGKRPVPTVARPSYVPPSIGATAPAMPVPRSDVRRSEEPMSPAVAGKAKGKTAAVPAPGFSN is encoded by the coding sequence ATGCGTATCTCGATGACGCGCCGCACGCCCCATCTGGGCCAGCAGCATGAGCCACAGGTCGGCCAGCAGCACGGCCAGCAGCACGGCCAGCAGCACGGGCGCCAATATGGGTGGCCGCTCGCGGTCGCCTTGATCGCCGCCGCCGCCGCGCCCTCTGTCCCTGCCCTCGCCCAGCGCGGACAAGCGCGTTCCCAGGCTGCGCCCTCGGGATTGCCCGTGGTGCAGGTCAACACGGGTCGCGGACGCCTCGTGACGCTGGCGCGGCCGATGAGCGACCTGTTCGTCGCCGACGACACCATCGCCGACGTCCAGGTCCGGTCGCCGACCCTGCTCTACGTGTTCGGCAAGAAGACCGGCGAGACGACGATCTCCGCGACCGCAAAGGGCGGCGCGGTCGTCTATGCCTCCACCATCCGCGTCGGCAACAATTTGGACTCCGTGCAGCAGATGCTCGGTCTGGCGATGCCCGAAGCACAGGTCGTCGCGACACCGATGAACGGGCTGATCCTGCTCACCGGCACGGTTGCAGCCCCTGAGGATGCCGCCGAAGCCGAACGGCTGGTGCAGGCGTTCGTCGGTGATTCGACCAAGGTCCTGTCGCGGCTGAAGACGGCGACCCCGTTGCAGGTGAACCTTCAGGTGCGCGTCGCCGAAGTCTCGCGGAGCTTCGTCAAGAACATCGGTGTGAACCTGACGAGCCGTGGTTCCGGCAACTTCCTGTTCAATATCGCGCAAGGTCGCCAGGGTGCGATTACAACCGTTCCGGGGGTCGTCGGCCTTCCCGGCAACCCGATTGACGCCAACGGCGCGTTGCCGGGCAATACGCTGTACCAATTTCCGCAGAAGGCGGGCATCGGCTCGACGATCGGCTTGGCCGGGCGCCTGCTTGGCATGGACCTGCTCGGCGCCATCGACCTCGGCGAAACGCTCGGCCAGGTGACGACGCTCGCCAACCCGAACCTGACCGCGCTATCGGGCGAAACCGGCACGTTCCTCGCGGGCGGCGAGGTTCCCATTCCGCTGGCGCAGGCGCTCGGCACGATCTCGGTCGAGTACAAGCAATACGGCATCAGCCTCGCCTACACGCCGACGGTATTGTCCGACGGTCGCATCTCGCTCCGCGTGCGGCCGGAAGTCTCGCAGCTCGACTACAACAACGCGGTCACGCTCAGCGGCACGCGCGTACCCGGCATCACCACGCGTCGCACCGAGACGACGGTCGAGCTCGGCTCGGGCCAGAGCATGATGATCAGCGGCCTGCTCTCGAACAGCCACAACAACAGCTACGACAAGACGCCGGGTCTTTCGAACCTGCCGATCATCGGCGCGCTGTTCCGCTCGAACGCGTTCCAACGCAACGAGACCGAACTGGTGATCGTGATCACGCCGTATCTCGTCAAGCCGGTCAACAACGCCAGCGACATCGCGCTGCCGACCGACGGCGTGCGGTCGCCGACCGATATCGACCGCGTCCTGCTGGGAACGCTGAGCGCCAGTAGCGGCGGCAAGCGTCCGGTCCCGACCGTGGCGCGACCGTCCTATGTTCCACCCTCGATCGGTGCGACCGCCCCGGCGATGCCCGTTCCGCGCAGCGATGTGCGCCGCAGCGAAGAGCCCATGTCCCCAGCCGTCGCCGGCAAGGCCAAGGGGAAGACCGCCGCCGTGCCTGCGCCGGGGTTCTCGAATTGA
- a CDS encoding CpaD family pilus assembly protein has translation MITKSILLASLVPALLLGGCMGTENRGRESVHQPVVSRSDYALDLGVSGGALAPGEPQRLSGWMNAMRLSYGDRVSIDDPAGEGPAARDAVAALVGEYGLLLSDDAPVTPAAVTPGSIRVVVSRMRASVPRCPDWSRDATNEFESNTSSDYGCAINSNLAAMIANPADLVRGATRTETNDAAVSYKAIQTYRKKPPTGTAELPAAPSGAKQ, from the coding sequence ATGATCACCAAATCGATCCTGCTAGCGTCCCTGGTCCCGGCGCTGTTGCTCGGCGGCTGCATGGGAACCGAGAATCGCGGTCGTGAATCGGTCCATCAGCCGGTCGTCAGCCGATCCGACTATGCGCTCGACCTAGGCGTATCCGGCGGTGCGCTCGCGCCGGGCGAACCGCAACGGTTGTCAGGCTGGATGAACGCGATGCGGCTCAGCTACGGCGACCGGGTCTCGATCGACGATCCCGCCGGCGAAGGGCCTGCCGCGCGCGACGCCGTCGCTGCGCTGGTCGGCGAATACGGCCTGTTGCTGAGCGACGATGCACCGGTCACGCCGGCCGCGGTCACGCCGGGCTCGATCCGCGTGGTGGTCAGTCGGATGCGCGCGAGCGTGCCCCGCTGCCCCGACTGGTCGCGCGATGCCACCAACGAGTTCGAATCGAACACGTCGTCCGACTATGGCTGCGCGATCAACAGCAACCTCGCGGCGATGATCGCCAATCCGGCCGATCTCGTCCGCGGCGCGACGCGCACGGAAACCAACGACGCCGCGGTCTCGTACAAGGCGATCCAGACCTATCGCAAGAAGCCGCCGACCGGGACGGCCGAACTTCCCGCAGCCCCGTCGGGAGCAAAACAGTGA
- a CDS encoding type II secretion system F family protein — MGETAGPTLLGVDVLWVATILSGVAAFAVMIAIYAVTTVRDPMAKRVKALNDRREQLKAGITASTKRRAKLVQRNDAADQMRGILLSMKMLQDSQVKAVQVKLMQAGIRSKEWAPAVIFGRLVLPIVIGGAMLYWVYGTDGFATWGPLKKYGLVAMSFILSYKAPDLYLDNKIKKRSDAIRKGLPDALDLLVICAEAGLTVDAAFHRVARELGRAYPELGEEFTLTAIELGFLTDRRSAFENFALRVKLDAVKGVVTTMIQTEKYGTPLASALRVLSGEFRNERMMRAEEKAARLPAIMTVPLILFILPVLFVVILGPAACSISDALLKG; from the coding sequence ATGGGCGAGACCGCCGGACCTACCCTGCTCGGGGTCGACGTACTCTGGGTCGCGACGATCCTGTCGGGCGTCGCCGCGTTCGCCGTGATGATCGCGATCTATGCGGTGACGACCGTCCGCGATCCGATGGCCAAGCGCGTCAAGGCGCTGAACGACCGTCGCGAGCAGCTGAAGGCGGGTATCACCGCCTCGACCAAGCGCCGCGCGAAACTGGTCCAGCGCAACGACGCCGCCGATCAGATGCGCGGCATCCTGTTGTCGATGAAAATGCTCCAGGACAGCCAGGTCAAGGCGGTCCAGGTCAAGCTTATGCAGGCCGGCATCCGCTCGAAGGAATGGGCACCGGCGGTGATCTTCGGCCGGCTCGTCCTGCCGATCGTGATCGGCGGGGCGATGCTCTACTGGGTCTACGGCACCGATGGTTTCGCAACCTGGGGCCCGCTGAAGAAATACGGTCTCGTCGCGATGAGCTTCATCCTGAGCTACAAGGCGCCCGACCTGTATCTCGACAACAAGATCAAGAAGCGCTCGGATGCGATCCGCAAGGGCCTTCCCGACGCGCTCGACCTGCTGGTGATCTGCGCGGAGGCGGGCCTGACCGTCGATGCCGCGTTCCACCGCGTCGCCCGCGAGCTTGGCCGCGCTTACCCCGAACTGGGCGAGGAATTCACCCTCACCGCGATCGAGCTGGGCTTCCTGACCGACCGTCGCAGCGCGTTCGAGAACTTCGCGTTGCGCGTGAAGCTGGACGCCGTGAAGGGCGTCGTCACAACGATGATCCAGACCGAGAAATACGGTACGCCGCTTGCGTCGGCGCTGCGCGTGCTGTCGGGCGAATTCCGCAACGAACGGATGATGCGCGCCGAGGAAAAGGCGGCCCGGCTGCCCGCGATCATGACCGTGCCGCTGATCCTGTTCATCCTGCCCGTGCTGTTCGTCGTCATCCTCGGCCCGGCCGCCTGCTCGATCTCCGACGCGCTGCTGAAGGGCTAG
- a CDS encoding type II secretion system F family protein, which yields MTDMTSLLVVMIGASVVLGLIVFAFAGPSANRAQSRRLGSVRDRHSDVVSVADAHMRRISNARDTKMDVAFGRILPNPEQLAKRLAMTGKDWTVGQYGLATAGIALVVAVLMLFKGMPILLALLFGLFVGIGLPHLVVGKTINRRIGKFTAKFPDAIELLVRGLRSGLPISETIGVVGHELDGPVGEEFRSVSDKMKIGRTMDAALQETADRLGTPEFQFFVITIAIQRETGGNLAETLANLANVLRMRGQMKLKIKAMSSESKASAYIIGALPFIVFALIWFINGTYMQRFFVDERLMAIGMGGMVWMAIGAFIMAKMINFEI from the coding sequence ATGACCGACATGACATCGCTTCTCGTCGTGATGATCGGCGCCAGTGTCGTGCTCGGCCTGATCGTGTTCGCCTTTGCCGGGCCCTCGGCCAATCGCGCGCAATCCCGCCGGCTCGGCTCCGTGCGCGACCGGCACAGCGACGTCGTCTCGGTGGCCGACGCGCATATGCGCCGCATCTCGAACGCGCGCGATACCAAGATGGACGTGGCGTTCGGTCGCATCCTGCCCAACCCGGAGCAGCTCGCAAAGCGGTTGGCGATGACGGGCAAGGACTGGACGGTCGGCCAATATGGTCTGGCGACCGCGGGGATCGCGCTGGTCGTCGCGGTGCTCATGCTGTTCAAGGGCATGCCGATCCTGCTGGCGTTGCTGTTCGGTCTGTTCGTCGGGATCGGCCTGCCGCATCTCGTCGTCGGCAAGACGATCAACCGGCGGATCGGCAAGTTCACCGCAAAGTTTCCCGACGCGATCGAACTACTGGTGCGCGGCCTGCGCTCGGGCCTGCCGATCAGCGAGACGATCGGCGTCGTCGGCCACGAGCTCGATGGCCCGGTCGGCGAGGAATTCCGCTCGGTCAGCGACAAGATGAAGATCGGCCGAACGATGGACGCCGCCCTTCAGGAAACCGCGGACCGGCTCGGCACGCCCGAATTCCAGTTCTTCGTCATCACCATCGCGATCCAGCGCGAGACCGGCGGCAATCTCGCAGAGACGCTGGCGAACCTCGCCAACGTCCTGCGCATGCGCGGCCAGATGAAGCTGAAGATCAAGGCGATGTCGTCCGAATCGAAGGCGTCGGCGTACATCATCGGCGCGCTGCCGTTTATCGTGTTCGCGCTGATCTGGTTCATCAACGGCACCTACATGCAGCGGTTCTTCGTCGACGAGCGGCTGATGGCGATCGGCATGGGGGGCATGGTGTGGATGGCGATCGGCGCCTTCATCATGGCCAAGATGATCAATTTCGAGATCTGA
- a CDS encoding AAA family ATPase yields the protein MNAPWKPAGTAQRDPFMAYVCDETTADALRPIATELGWSVDKIHKGGLRNAIQSLSVSASPQILFVDLAESGDPLNDIHALAEVCEPGTVVIAAGQVNDVRLYRDLVASGIQDYLLKPLHPDMLREAFVHAQLMLNAPKPVDLSPERPHCSVGVVGTRGGVGASTIATSIAWLLADKEKRSTALLDLDVHFGTGALGLDLEPGRGLTDAIENPSRIDGLFIERAMVKATENLSVLSAEAPISAPVITDGSAFHQLQEEMRTAFECTVVDLPRAMMIQHPHLISDVKLAVIVTDLTLAAARDTIRILSWLKTNAPQSEVFVVANRVHTGGNLEINRKDFEGSIERKIDYLVSFDQKLAAQAAKLGKPIVEVGKASKTIAPIVALASALAAAVADCGIDGLKASRGGSLMGKFGELRGLMAKRTPKPGKAK from the coding sequence GTGAACGCACCCTGGAAGCCCGCTGGCACCGCGCAGCGTGACCCCTTCATGGCCTATGTCTGCGACGAGACCACGGCGGACGCGTTGCGCCCGATCGCGACCGAACTCGGCTGGTCGGTCGACAAGATCCACAAGGGCGGGCTGCGCAACGCGATCCAGTCGCTGTCGGTCTCCGCATCGCCGCAGATCCTGTTCGTCGATCTCGCGGAGTCGGGCGATCCGCTGAACGACATCCACGCCCTCGCCGAAGTCTGCGAACCCGGCACGGTGGTGATCGCCGCAGGCCAGGTCAACGACGTCCGCCTGTACCGCGACCTGGTCGCCAGCGGGATCCAGGACTACCTGCTCAAGCCGCTCCATCCCGACATGCTGCGCGAGGCGTTCGTGCATGCGCAGCTGATGCTTAACGCGCCGAAGCCCGTCGACCTGTCGCCCGAGCGCCCGCATTGCTCGGTCGGGGTCGTCGGCACGCGCGGCGGGGTGGGCGCGTCGACGATCGCGACGTCGATCGCGTGGCTGCTCGCGGACAAGGAGAAGCGTTCGACGGCGTTGCTCGATCTCGACGTGCATTTCGGTACGGGTGCGCTCGGCCTCGATCTCGAGCCCGGCCGCGGCCTGACCGACGCGATCGAGAACCCAAGCCGGATCGACGGACTGTTCATCGAACGCGCCATGGTCAAGGCAACGGAAAACCTGTCGGTGCTCAGCGCCGAGGCACCGATCAGCGCGCCGGTGATTACCGACGGGTCGGCCTTCCACCAGTTGCAGGAGGAGATGCGCACGGCGTTCGAGTGCACCGTCGTCGATCTGCCGCGGGCGATGATGATCCAGCACCCGCATCTGATCAGCGACGTGAAGCTTGCGGTGATCGTCACCGACCTGACGCTGGCCGCTGCACGCGACACGATCCGCATCCTGTCGTGGCTGAAGACGAACGCGCCGCAGAGCGAGGTGTTCGTCGTCGCGAACCGCGTGCACACCGGCGGCAATCTCGAAATCAACCGCAAGGATTTCGAAGGCTCGATCGAGCGTAAGATCGATTATCTCGTGTCGTTCGACCAGAAGCTCGCGGCGCAGGCGGCAAAGCTCGGCAAGCCGATCGTCGAAGTCGGCAAGGCCAGCAAGACGATCGCCCCGATCGTCGCGCTCGCCAGTGCACTCGCCGCGGCGGTCGCGGACTGCGGTATCGACGGCCTAAAGGCCTCGCGGGGCGGATCGCTGATGGGCAAGTTCGGCGAACTCCGGGGACTGATGGCCAAGCGCACGCCGAAGCCGGGAAAGGCGAAATGA
- a CDS encoding NAD(P)/FAD-dependent oxidoreductase: protein MTRVYDIAIVGAGMAGASLAAAIGSQARVLVLEAEDAPGYHATGRSAAFWSETYGGPDIQPLTTASGPLLRVGGHLAPLGSLHIGRAEDEAAMDMFLAEFANSAVRLERVDPAAFVPGLRPGWTLGVQEATCAYIDVAALHAESIATARRAGAVFVTDAAFAGATRAGGVWTIETKAGAFEARTIVNAAGAWADAVATRAGVRPLGLQAYRRTMAQLRTDPGAPDGMPHIADLGGRFYFKPEPGGRLWLSPHDETPTDPCDAAPEEIDVAIAIDRFEQVVDWRVAAVERRWAGLRTFAPDRLPIFGFDTAMPGFFWCAGQGGFGIQTAPAAALLSASLLLGTGPDPAIAAIDAARYSPARF, encoded by the coding sequence ATGACGCGCGTGTACGACATCGCGATCGTCGGCGCGGGGATGGCGGGGGCGAGCCTTGCCGCGGCGATCGGGTCGCAGGCGCGCGTGCTGGTTCTCGAGGCGGAGGATGCGCCGGGCTATCACGCGACCGGGCGCTCGGCGGCGTTCTGGTCGGAGACCTATGGCGGGCCCGATATCCAGCCGCTGACCACGGCCTCCGGCCCGTTGCTGCGGGTAGGCGGGCATCTCGCGCCGCTCGGGTCGCTGCATATCGGCCGCGCCGAGGACGAAGCGGCGATGGACATGTTCCTTGCCGAGTTTGCGAATAGCGCGGTGCGCCTGGAGCGAGTCGATCCTGCCGCTTTCGTGCCCGGACTCCGCCCCGGATGGACGCTCGGCGTACAGGAAGCAACCTGCGCCTATATCGACGTCGCCGCGCTGCACGCCGAAAGCATCGCCACCGCGCGCCGCGCGGGTGCGGTATTCGTCACCGACGCTGCGTTTGCGGGCGCGACCCGTGCCGGCGGGGTCTGGACGATCGAGACGAAGGCGGGCGCCTTCGAGGCGCGGACGATCGTCAACGCGGCCGGTGCGTGGGCGGACGCGGTCGCGACCCGGGCCGGGGTGCGCCCGCTTGGGCTACAAGCGTATCGCCGGACGATGGCGCAACTCCGCACCGATCCCGGCGCGCCCGACGGCATGCCGCATATCGCCGACCTCGGCGGGCGCTTCTATTTCAAGCCCGAGCCCGGCGGTCGGCTGTGGCTGAGCCCGCATGACGAAACGCCGACCGACCCGTGCGACGCCGCACCGGAAGAGATCGACGTGGCGATCGCGATCGACCGGTTCGAGCAGGTTGTCGACTGGCGAGTCGCCGCCGTCGAGCGACGCTGGGCCGGGTTGCGCACGTTCGCGCCCGATCGCCTGCCGATCTTCGGGTTCGACACCGCCATGCCGGGTTTCTTCTGGTGCGCGGGGCAGGGGGGCTTCGGTATCCAGACCGCCCCCGCCGCCGCGCTGCTCTCGGCCAGTCTGTTGCTCGGGACCGGTCCGGACCCGGCGATCGCAGCGATCGATGCCGCACGGTACTCGCCCGCGCGGTTCTAA
- a CDS encoding A24 family peptidase: MGWNIALPILILLLGGLLVSAGIEDARTREIANWKTAAVALLAPVWWYANGLDPWPDMALQIGVALVVFALFLLAFHFGMMGGGDVKLIVALALWLPFPAFLSMLMVMSIAGGLVTLVMMIEHRAKKNKGQIEVPYGVAIAIAGLLALREPLLNQFQ, translated from the coding sequence ATGGGGTGGAACATTGCTCTTCCAATTTTGATCTTGCTGCTCGGGGGACTCCTGGTCTCCGCGGGTATCGAGGACGCACGAACGCGCGAGATCGCGAACTGGAAGACGGCAGCGGTCGCGCTGCTGGCGCCGGTCTGGTGGTATGCCAACGGGCTCGATCCATGGCCGGACATGGCGCTTCAGATCGGCGTGGCGCTCGTCGTCTTCGCGCTGTTCCTGCTCGCGTTCCATTTTGGCATGATGGGCGGCGGCGATGTGAAGCTGATCGTCGCGCTTGCGTTGTGGCTGCCGTTTCCCGCGTTCCTGTCGATGCTGATGGTGATGTCGATCGCCGGCGGCCTCGTCACACTCGTCATGATGATCGAGCACCGCGCCAAGAAAAATAAGGGACAGATCGAAGTCCCGTACGGCGTGGCGATAGCGATCGCCGGCCTTCTGGCGCTTCGCGAACCACTCCTTAACCAGTTTCAATGA
- the cpaB gene encoding Flp pilus assembly protein CpaB translates to MDTRKIILLVGALIVAAITAFFARTLIAGSSAPQAGAVVIAAPVVDGPEVLVATRSLPVGTILDASALKFQPWPKELVDNAYYLRDKTDLKSLQGTVVRSIITAGQPVTQGALVKPGDRGFLAAALGPGMRAVTVPVSAQAAVAGFVFPGDRIDVVLTQEVKGGGDGEPLKVSETIMRNIRVLATDQRTDNLVGSDGKTEVKTFSNVTIEATPKMAEQVALAQTLGSLSLSLRSIADNSAELEEAIASGAVKVPDGADPKAEKAMLVRVASQPVSGASSYQTGADVSRYQRSTVPGRPPENSSDTRPMQVMNSPPSGGGGAVAVQGPAVRVARGNAVTVVPVGGKN, encoded by the coding sequence ATGGATACACGCAAGATCATTTTGCTGGTCGGCGCGCTTATAGTCGCAGCCATCACGGCATTCTTTGCAAGAACGCTGATCGCCGGCAGTTCGGCGCCACAGGCCGGTGCCGTTGTCATCGCCGCGCCGGTCGTCGATGGCCCCGAAGTGCTGGTCGCGACCCGCTCGCTTCCGGTCGGCACGATACTCGACGCGAGCGCGCTGAAATTCCAGCCCTGGCCGAAGGAGCTTGTCGACAACGCCTATTACCTTCGCGACAAGACCGACCTGAAATCGCTGCAGGGTACGGTGGTGCGCAGCATCATCACCGCGGGACAGCCGGTCACGCAGGGCGCGCTGGTGAAGCCCGGCGATCGCGGGTTTCTTGCCGCCGCGCTCGGACCCGGCATGCGCGCGGTCACCGTTCCCGTCTCGGCGCAGGCCGCAGTCGCCGGCTTCGTGTTTCCCGGCGACCGGATCGACGTGGTCCTGACGCAGGAAGTCAAGGGTGGTGGCGACGGCGAGCCGCTCAAGGTTTCGGAGACGATCATGCGCAACATCCGCGTGCTCGCGACCGATCAGCGGACCGACAATCTGGTCGGGTCGGACGGCAAGACCGAGGTCAAGACGTTCTCCAACGTGACGATCGAGGCAACGCCGAAGATGGCCGAACAGGTCGCGCTCGCACAGACGCTCGGCTCGCTGTCGCTGTCGCTGCGGTCGATCGCGGACAATTCGGCCGAACTCGAGGAAGCGATCGCGTCGGGCGCGGTCAAGGTACCCGACGGCGCCGATCCGAAGGCAGAAAAGGCGATGCTGGTCCGCGTCGCCAGCCAGCCGGTGTCCGGCGCATCCAGCTATCAGACCGGCGCCGACGTCTCGCGCTATCAGCGCAGCACGGTGCCCGGCCGGCCACCCGAAAACAGCAGCGACACGCGTCCCATGCAGGTCATGAACAGCCCGCCGTCCGGCGGCGGCGGTGCCGTCGCAGTGCAGGGCCCCGCCGTCCGGGTCGCCCGCGGCAACGCAGTGACCGTCGTTCCGGTCGGGGGGAAGAATTAA
- a CDS encoding alpha/beta fold hydrolase, with the protein MTVDSVSVRRTIPDDARIGHWTASDGWKLRRFDWPVSAPLGRILFQTGRGDIFEKYLETFAHLHAQGWSVTAFDWRGQGGSGRLSGNPRVGHARDYGVFDADLAAFWVDWRAEAAGDGVPRVVLGHSMGGMMVMRALATRSIDADAAILVAPMIGLKAPFGPAVSTRIARWIAARGDPARAAWRSNERPGSVASRQSLLTHDADRYSDEGWWQAAHPELVLGPPSWAWLAEGFAGAAALATDPRVGSIETRVLMLIAEADKLVDPRAALRLAARLPDAQVVRFGPESAHEILREADGVRNRALSAIDSFLDACGGGR; encoded by the coding sequence GTGACGGTGGACAGTGTGTCAGTACGCCGGACGATTCCGGACGATGCGCGCATCGGCCATTGGACCGCATCCGACGGCTGGAAACTGCGCCGATTCGACTGGCCTGTATCGGCGCCACTAGGGCGGATACTGTTCCAGACGGGACGGGGCGATATCTTCGAGAAGTATCTCGAGACATTCGCACACCTGCATGCGCAGGGCTGGTCGGTGACCGCGTTCGACTGGCGCGGGCAGGGCGGTTCCGGGCGGCTGTCCGGCAATCCGCGTGTCGGCCATGCGCGCGATTATGGCGTCTTCGATGCCGACCTCGCCGCGTTCTGGGTGGACTGGCGCGCGGAGGCGGCGGGCGACGGCGTACCACGCGTGGTGCTGGGTCATTCGATGGGCGGGATGATGGTGATGCGCGCGCTTGCCACGCGATCGATCGATGCCGATGCGGCGATCCTAGTCGCGCCGATGATCGGACTGAAGGCACCGTTCGGGCCCGCAGTCAGCACGCGGATCGCGCGGTGGATCGCGGCTCGCGGCGACCCTGCACGGGCGGCGTGGCGCAGCAACGAGCGGCCGGGATCGGTCGCCTCGCGCCAGTCCCTGCTGACGCATGACGCCGATCGCTACAGCGACGAGGGATGGTGGCAGGCGGCGCATCCCGAACTCGTGCTGGGGCCGCCGAGCTGGGCGTGGCTTGCCGAGGGGTTCGCGGGGGCGGCGGCGCTCGCCACCGATCCGCGGGTCGGGTCGATCGAGACGCGCGTGCTGATGCTGATCGCCGAGGCCGACAAGCTGGTCGATCCGCGTGCCGCGCTGCGGCTTGCGGCACGGCTGCCCGATGCGCAGGTGGTTCGCTTCGGTCCGGAGTCGGCGCATGAGATCCTGCGGGAGGCCGATGGGGTGCGAAACCGCGCGCTGTCGGCGATCGATTCGTTCCTGGATGCGTGCGGAGGCGGACGATGA
- the pnuC gene encoding nicotinamide riboside transporter PnuC yields the protein MTPLEIVAVVVSFTGIWLTATRRMLCWPVNLIACALYFKLFLDVRLYADMVLQAVFGIAIVYGWLAWARGKVDSGDVVVEPLRPSRALAGLAAGAVGAVVIGWFMSHYTNAALPWADATLSSFSLVAQYWVARRHAANWLLWIAVDILYVAMFAYKGLLLTAGLYAAMVVLAVIGYRRWRARATT from the coding sequence ATGACGCCGCTCGAGATCGTCGCGGTGGTCGTCAGTTTTACCGGAATATGGCTGACCGCCACGCGCCGCATGCTGTGCTGGCCGGTCAATCTCATCGCCTGTGCGCTCTACTTCAAGCTGTTCCTCGACGTGCGGCTCTATGCAGACATGGTTCTCCAGGCGGTGTTCGGGATCGCCATCGTCTATGGCTGGCTGGCGTGGGCGCGCGGCAAGGTCGATAGCGGCGACGTCGTCGTCGAACCGTTGCGGCCATCGCGTGCGCTTGCGGGCCTTGCCGCGGGAGCGGTCGGGGCGGTCGTGATCGGCTGGTTCATGAGCCACTACACCAATGCCGCGTTGCCATGGGCCGACGCGACGCTCAGCAGCTTCAGCCTGGTCGCGCAATATTGGGTCGCGCGACGGCATGCGGCGAACTGGCTGCTCTGGATTGCGGTCGACATCCTGTATGTCGCGATGTTCGCGTACAAGGGCCTCTTGCTGACTGCCGGACTTTATGCGGCGATGGTCGTGCTGGCCGTGATCGGATATCGGCGCTGGCGGGCGCGCGCCACGACCTAG
- the rnhA gene encoding ribonuclease HI: protein MTDEAAVSITKVEIFTDGACKGNPGPGGWGAVIRMGAHEKELSGGESPTTNNRMEMTAAIEALNALTRPCAVTLYTDSKYVMDGLTKWVKGWQRNGWKTADKKPVKNAELWHALLAAVARHKIEWQWVKGHAGHPENERADKLASDAAVAAGRK, encoded by the coding sequence ATGACTGACGAAGCTGCCGTTTCCATCACCAAGGTCGAGATTTTCACCGACGGTGCCTGCAAGGGCAATCCGGGCCCCGGCGGCTGGGGTGCGGTGATCCGGATGGGCGCGCACGAGAAGGAGCTCTCGGGCGGCGAGTCGCCGACGACCAACAACCGGATGGAGATGACCGCGGCGATCGAGGCGCTCAACGCACTCACCCGGCCATGCGCGGTGACGCTGTACACCGACAGCAAATATGTGATGGACGGCCTGACCAAGTGGGTGAAGGGCTGGCAGCGCAACGGCTGGAAGACCGCCGACAAGAAGCCGGTTAAGAACGCCGAGCTTTGGCACGCGCTGCTGGCGGCCGTCGCCCGGCACAAGATCGAATGGCAATGGGTCAAGGGCCATGCCGGCCACCCGGAAAACGAACGCGCGGACAAGCTGGCGAGCGACGCCGCGGTCGCAGCCGGGCGCAAATAA